AATGATCGATGCTTTCATCGCTGTCGAGGCCGAGTTCGCCGAGATCCGCGTCCGAATGGACGGTGGTGCGACATAAAAGCCCATGGGATTCCCGCAGGTATCAGTCGCAAGTTGGATCAGGCGCCAGTTCCGGTGCAGGCGATTGTACGACTTTTCGCCAGGTTATCTCCTTCCGCCCCTTATGGCCCGCACCACGGCGATCAGTAATATCGCGCCCACCACTGCCGTAATCAGGGCTCCCCACAATCCGCTGCTTGGAATTCTCAGCAACCCGAACACGTATCCGCCGATGTAGCCGCCGATCGCACCGATGACCAAATCACCGAGCAAGCCATAACCGCTGCCTTTCATGACTTGACCCGCAATCCAACCTGCCGCAATACCGATAACAATCCACCAGAGCCAACTTGGCATATCCTAGCCTCCGTGTTTCGAAATCCCAGTCAGGGATTGACTCTAAAACCTCAGATAGACCGCAGCTTCGACGCCTGCCAGCCACTTCTTGTCAATTGATTCTGGTTCAGGGCCAGCTTGTCCGGACATCGACGAATGTTGAGCAATATACCAATATGATACTATCAAACTGGGAGAGCCACGTCAATCCCTCAGTTTCCCTCTTTCGGACCGCGTTTCCTGATTTCCGCTCCAACACTCTCGGACAGTCTCCGGCCGGTATCGCAGTGGCAGGGCTTATCAGTCTGGTTTCCGGGTTCGTCCCAGCGCGAACCAACGCGCGCGGCTGCTCTTGTCAGCAAGTGGCATCTCGTCCGGTCATGACTATACTCAGATTATGAGCACCCAAGGAACATTGACCATCGAGAAAACGCAATGCGTCTGACAATTCAGACACGAACCAAGATCAACGCCTGGCTGCGCGTGCTGCCGAAGGAGAAGGGTGCGGCACGGCACGGACTCGAATCTCTGTTTCTTCCGATCGCGCTGGGTGATCGCCTGATTGTCGACGCGTCGCTTTCCGAGACGCCAGGGTTTCTCCTTTCGTCCAACAGGCCGGACCTTGTCCCTGCCAACACAGTTCAGCAGGCATGGAACGCATTCGTCGATTCGTGCCCCCCTGTTCGTGGCCGACCATCCTTCCAGATAGCGGTACACCTCGACAAGCGTATCCCCGAACAGACTGGTCTGGGCGCAGGAAGCGGCGATGCGGGCACGATGCTTCTCCTCCTCAACCAGTTGCACGGGTTCCCCTTCAACAGGGGCCAGCTTCATGCTATCGCCTGTCGGATCGGCTCAGATGTTGCATTCTTTGTCGAGTCAGGTCCCTGCATCGTACGCGGTACGGGAGACCAAGTAGAACCGCTGCCACCATTTCCCCATCTCACGTGCTGCATAGCTCTCCCAGGGTTTCGCGTGGATACCAGAAACGCTTATGGACTGCTGGATAGTGCTATGGCCGACAACGGGGTTTCAACCGTGGACCCTTCTGTTTCGCTTGAATTCGTTCTCGAAGCCATCCAGAAGCTTGAACCGTTGCCCGGCTCTGGGGCCTCCCGGCTGAACTCCTTTGAGGCAACTCTTGGCGACAACACAGCCAGTTTCCTGAGCATTCGCAGTAGGCTCCTTGCAAGTGGCGCCGTTCTCGCCGGTCTCAGCGGCTCAGGGAGTGCTGTTTTCGGCATATATGCAGAAAGGGCAGCTGCCGAAGCAGCTGCCCTTGAGGTCCAGCGACGCGCCAGCGCCGTGCGGACATTCGTTGCCGAGATTCTATAGAGACTACTTAACCTCGACAGTAGCGCCTGCAGCCTCGAGCTTGGCCTTGATTTCGTTGGCTTCCTTCTCGGGAATGTGCTCCTTGACGGGCTTCGGAGCACCATCGACGACATCCTTGGACTCCTTGAGGCCGAGGCCGGTGATCTCGCGGACAACCTTGATGACCTCGATCTTCTTCTCGCCAACGGTCTTGAGGATAACGTCAAACTCAGTCTTGACTTCGGCAACGGCGGCTGGGGCAGCAACAGCAACAGCAACTGGGGCAGCAGCCGAAACACCGAACTTCTCTTCGATCATCTTAACGAGATCAGCAAGGTCAAGAACGGTCATACTCTCGATAGCTGAAAGGATTTCTTCTTTGGTCATGTCATTCCTCCTATTGGATGATGTTATGCTTGCGGTGCGATCTGAGCCTTCTGCTCACGGACTTTGTCAAGTGCATAGGCAATACTGCTTACAGTTTGCTTCAGTGCCATGGCCAGCCCTGTAACGGGCCCGTTCATGCCGCGGCACACCTGCGCGATGAGCTCGTCCCTGGTCGGCAACAGTGCGAGACGCTCGACCATCGGCTCGTCGAAGAAGTTCCCGTCAACGATTGCGCCCTTGATGACGAAGCGCTGTTCACCAGGCTTGTTGGTCGGCTTCTTATACAAAGCCTTTGCCAGAATGGATGGATCGGTCTTGCCGAGTCCGATGGCTGTCATCTGCGTGAACAGAGACTCCGGCAATGTCAGACCGACCTCCTTCA
This Coprothermobacter sp. DNA region includes the following protein-coding sequences:
- the rplJ gene encoding 50S ribosomal protein L10, which gives rise to MLTKDQKKQLVDDLVKQVKQSESIVFVGYEGLKASFVANERKKLTKQGIEYVVVKNTLLERAMKEVGLTLPESLFTQMTAIGLGKTDPSILAKALYKKPTNKPGEQRFVIKGAIVDGNFFDEPMVERLALLPTRDELIAQVCRGMNGPVTGLAMALKQTVSSIAYALDKVREQKAQIAPQA
- a CDS encoding 50S ribosomal protein L7/L12, with translation MTKEEILSAIESMTVLDLADLVKMIEEKFGVSAAAPVAVAVAAPAAVAEVKTEFDVILKTVGEKKIEVIKVVREITGLGLKESKDVVDGAPKPVKEHIPEKEANEIKAKLEAAGATVEVK
- a CDS encoding GlsB/YeaQ/YmgE family stress response membrane protein is translated as MPSWLWWIVIGIAAGWIAGQVMKGSGYGLLGDLVIGAIGGYIGGYVFGLLRIPSSGLWGALITAVVGAILLIAVVRAIRGGRR